The following coding sequences lie in one Rutidosis leptorrhynchoides isolate AG116_Rl617_1_P2 chromosome 6, CSIRO_AGI_Rlap_v1, whole genome shotgun sequence genomic window:
- the LOC139851735 gene encoding membrane protein PM19L-like: MAEIGGRRMAGPLLFLNLVMHLITLGFASWCLNKLINRQTRHPSFGGNGATEFFLEFAILASVLGIVSKFAGGNHLRVWRNDSLAAAGSSSLVAFAVTALAFGLAWKEILLGGHRGWRLRIVEAFIIILGFTELLYVMLVHAGLYSSRYGPGYRDSDYGLGGAHHAEEPGFKGTRV; the protein is encoded by the exons ATGGCGGAAATAGGAGGAAGAAGAATGGCAGGACCATTGCTGTTTCTGAACCTGGTGATGCATTTAATAACACTGGGTTTTGCTAGTTGGTGCTTGAACAAGCTTATCAATCGCCAGACTCGCCACCCCA GTTTTGGAGGAAATGGAGCGACGGAGTTTTTTCTGGAGTTTGCAATATTAGCTTCAGTTCTTGGAATCGTATCAAAGTTTGCAGGTGGGAATCACCTTAGAGTTTGGAGGAACGACAGTCTTGCAGCTGCTGGATCTTCATCTCTTGTTGCCTTCGCTGTCACCGCTCTTGCTTTTGG GTTGGCATGGAAGGAGATATTGTTAGGTGGACACAGAGGATGGAGGTTGAGGATAGTGGAAGCATTCATAATAATATTGGGTTTCACAGAGCTGTTGTATGTCATGTTGGTGCATGCAGGTTTGTATAGTAGTCGATATGGGCCCGGCTACCGTGACAGCGACTACGGACTTGGTGGTGCTCATCATGCCGAAGAACCTGGGTTCAAAGGAACTAGAGTTTGA